One Penaeus monodon isolate SGIC_2016 chromosome 42, NSTDA_Pmon_1, whole genome shotgun sequence genomic window, ggagggggagtagtttagccgggatgccactgacaAGCCCCTCCAGCAGCGTTGGCAGTCTAGTGTGGACTTAGGAGCAGCAACGcatgggcctgctcactacaccagggcaTACTctcgtgagcatgggcttgagtatcagaagtgcataaatatatgatattttatacgctgatttcatttatgtgtatgtacacctagtgcagatatagttgttcacccgcagaTACCGTAAGTTTTACctttatgttcattttcgtgcatatGCAatcatacacctttacatatgctcctatccatatgatatgcatacatactcctacattatacacaactacacatatgtacatgcatacacatatatagacctatgcgcatacacacccacatacatacgcacatatcttgtacacgtatttatgactatacatacacacttatatatatatagccatacataggCTTACGCTcacgtgtatgtgcacatacgtttatgagcatACAttagtgttcacacacacacacacacacacacacacacacacacacacacacacacacacacacacacacacacacacacacacacacacacacacacacacacatgcacatatacatacacaaacacatacatgcatatacatatatatacccacttatatatgtatacatctgtacatacatacatgcatatatacgcatatatacacacacacctacacatatacatacacatacacgcacatgcatatacatacacatatatgcatagtttatatggcggatcttctgtcgagtggctgattatactAGATGCTTTTGGTAACCTTGTTTAAACCAACCTGACTTTGTGATGTTCTGCACTTGCATACTGGCGGTtcggctgttccttagcgaatctacctgAGGGAAAACTAATCCCCGTGCGGGGGTATGGGGACATGCGacgcttgtcattttctaatttcgtaatttggtatttttCTGGTGGTTGGGGGCGgggggtaattattattatttttaaccgccgtttctatctactgtggcactcttGATGGCCACTGGGActttatgaacttatttagcacggtaatggaaccaAGTATTCCTAGTTTGGCACTTTTTGGCATTCCTATTAGTGTAAAAGGTTTACGTATGCAATATTGATGTATATTCACGAATATTTATCTCTTATGTAGCACTGTCACAGATCACGTCTCACTCGTAATTTTAgtacttattatcactgaccaaccacgacacctctcttactcattgccagataccccatcacctatatatatatatatatatatatatatatatatatatatatatatatatatatatatatatatatatatatatatatatatatatatatatatatatatatatatatatatatattatatatatatatatatatatatatatatatatatatatatatatatagatgtgtgtatgtatgtatgtattatgtatatgtgtgtgtgtttgtgtgtgtatatgcgtgtgtgtgtgtgtgcgtgtgtgtgtgtgtgtgtgtgtgtgtgtgtgtgtgtgtgtgtgtataacacacacaaacatacgttcACAGTCCTCCGGTGTGAACGTGTCAGTTTCAGGGTGGACTTGCTCTGTCAGGCCCGGATGCTTCCACTGGAAACTCGGCCTCATGGTTCCGGGTCACAGCAGTAGATCCAGCTTTCATCACAGGTCACCAGAGCCATGAGTACTCTTGAATCTGAATTGATAAGCTCGACCATCTCCCTGCTGTCGCTAACACGTCTTTCCTTCTGTTCGTCACTAAGCACCCTTGGGACAGACTTCACGCAAATCTTTCGCATGTTCATTTCATCATGaataattttgtgcacagttCCCACAATGACTTCAAACGGTTCACTTATTGTCTATATTGACAGTCGACGGTCCTCATCCATAAAAGTACGAATTTCCCCCACCAGCCCCGGTGTTctgacttccctccccctcccacacctctcttcgtctctcacaGACTCTCTGCCGCCCTTAAACTTTTTGTGCCAACGAAACACGGATGCTCTGCCCATGCAAGTTAATCCATAAGCAGTCTGAAGCAGTCCATAAGTCAGCGTAGCGTTCTTTCCGAGTTTAACGCAAAATTTTATAGCGTATCGCGCTTCCAAAGTGTCCTCCCGTTCCGGCTGCATTCTGCAAAAGAGTCAGCTGTGACCAGCGTGGTTTAGTAGAGTTTGCCTGACTGCCACGTACAGCCGTCTCTTTCAACCTGGAATAACAAAAAATGGTGTGTTATCTCATTAGACATATGGTAATGACATATCAATGACATAATACCTGCGATGATTATAACTGCCCCTATGAAAAAAGTCTCAAATCTTATTGAAGGCACCtcgtttatctatatatgtttgtatgtgtgtgtttgtgtgtatgtatatatatatatatatatatatatatatatatatatatatatttgtgtgtgtgtgtgtgtgtgtgtgtgtgtgtgtgtgtgtgtgtgtgtgtgtgtgtgtgtgtgtgtgtgtgtgtgtgtgtgtgtgtgtgtgtgtgtgtgtgtgtgtgtgtgtgtgtatgtatgtatgtatatgtatgtgtgtgtgtgtgtatatatatatatatatatatatatatatatatatatatatatatatatatatatatatatattgtatatgtctgcgtgtgtgtgtatgtaatatatatatatatatatatatatatatatatatatatatatatatatatatatatatatatatatatatatatatatatgcatgtgtacatacatacatacatacatacatacatacatacatacatacatacatacatacatacatacatacatacatacatacatacacacacacacacacacacacacacacacacacacacacacacacacacacacacacacacacacgtacaatacatacatacatacatatatatatatatatatatatatattatattatatatttatatattttacacacacacacacacacacacacacacacgcacacacacacaccacacacacacacacacacacacacacacacaccacacacacacacacacacacacatatatatatatatatatatatatatatatatatatatatatatatatatatatatatatatatatatatgcatatatatgtatatattgtacgtgtgagtgtgtgtgtgtgtgtatgtgtgtgtgtgtgtgtgtgtgtttcaacagGTTTCAATGATGTGctcgtaaagggcaaacatgtctCGGAGTTTATCAAAGCGCTAGGGGGGTCGGGAATGCTACAAGaaattccttatctctctctctcacattcttttACTTTTCCCTCCTTTGTACCTCATACACTGTATGGCCTCGATTCCACATGATAGTGATCCCCCCCAGCGCCCccatagcaccccccccccccgcgtgacACCTTCTCCTACGTGACTCCGTCAAAGGCGCAGAGTGCCGCGTCATCGGTGCCAGCGAGGATTAGAGTCGCGTCGCTTGGAGTCGCACTCGGCCCCCGACCCAAGGGCCACTTTGCGCCTTTTCCCGGGGCAAAATGAGCCCAGCGGCCACCGCCCGCAAGGCCGCCGCGGCCCGGGCGGCGTGACGTAAGGCTCGCGCGGAAGGTGTCGCCCTCAAGGTGCGATCAGTCGGCGTTCGGGCGCAGGAGGCGGCGCTGCGGCTGGCACTACAACAGGCCTGCGCACGCCCCGGCCGGCATTAGCGAAGTGAGCTTCGTTGAGAGTGTGCTTTCGTGTGCGTGCCTGCGCGGCGCGGCGGCTGGATGAGCGGGCTCCCGAAGGGCAGCGACCCACTGCGTCGCCGCCGCCGCATGCGGAAACCGCGGCGGCAGTGGTCCAGCTCAAGCGACGAGGGCGACGGCCACAGCGACGCCAGCGAGGGCAGCAGGAAGTCGCTCGACTTGCGCAGCGCCCGCAGCCTCCCGAGCACGCCCACGCGGGCGCCGCAGGAGCACCCGCTCTTGCGAAGGACTCTGCAGCGCAGGAGCTTCAGGCGCGCCCCGCCGGTCGCCCTCCCGCAGGACGCCCTCGAGTCCGAGCTCATGGCCGCCTTCCCCACCTTCCACAGCATCTCCGTGGCCTCGGGCAGCCCCGTGGGCGTGCGCAGGTGCTCAAGCGAGGGCGTAGTCAGGCGCAGGTGGGACGCCCGCGGCCACGCGCAGGGCGAGGGCGCGGCTCCGGCGCCTCACGACAGCTCCGACTACGGCGGCGACAGCTCGACCACGCTGGGCGACGTctgcggcgacggcggcggcggcagcagcGAGGACGCCAGCGACGCCacgtgcggcggcggcggcggcggcggcggaggcggcggcggaggcgcggAGGCCCCTGCGCGGGCGGTGGCCAGCCACTCGGACGCCAGCGTGGGCATGCTGCTCGACCTGATCCAGGAGCTGGAGACCGACATGGGGGGCCTGAGCAGCGACGCCTGCGTCGGGAGCGCGGAGCTGctggcgccgccgccgccgccgccgccgcaccgCAGGACCATGACGATGCCGACGTCGATGAGCCAGAGCTGCGAGACGTTCCTGGCGACGCGCGAGGGCGTGTGCCTGAACGTGGCGCGGCGCCAGCACTCGCGCAGCGTGGGCCACGTGGACCGCTGCTCCCTCGTGTGGCGCGACACCGGCATCGCCGACTTCTTCCGCGACCTCACCGACATCTTCGAGCGCACGCTGCGCCAGAAGAAGGGGCTGGAGCCGGACTGCGCCCTGCCGGAGGTCGCGCTGAGGCGGCGCAGGGGGCGGCGCAGGGGCGGCTGGGAGGCGGGGCAGCGCAACACGCTGCACGAGATCCAGTTCCTGCTGCCGCCCACGGCCAGCGGGCCGCCCACCTGCCTGTCCAGCCCCGACCTGGTCTCGGCCTTCGCGCTCAGTGACCTCAACCCCTTCGGCTCCGAACCCGAGCTGGACGACCTCGCGCCGCCCTTCGGCCTCGCcctcggggagggggaggcggctGCCAAGGACGGGGGCGCCGGCCCGGGCGCGTCGGAGGGGCACCGCTGGTCCCTGCAGGAGCTGGAGGGCCCGGCGTCGGCCGAGGTGCTGCCCCCGGGCCTCGTGTGGCAGACGGTGAGTCGGGCTCGAGAGGTCGGACGCAGGCGGCCTGTTGGACGGAGCCTTTTCCGACGCGTCGGTTTTCGTCGTTTTCGGAATGAGTGGCCAAAAGTCCGCTTTGCATTAAGGTTCGTCTCGGTCCGAACCATTTTTCGCCGAACACGGTTCTTTCTCGACGGTTCCCAGAGGAAACGTGTCCGTCTATTCATTTTCTATTGCAAActgtaatataaaagtaatgcATGTAAATGCAGTTCTTAATGatcaaaatttacattttatttacgtATTAACCTGGAAGTTGGAACCCTTTTGACTTACTGATTGAACGGTATCAGGTAGCTTCGTTCGTATTTTAAGGGGCGGTCACATTTGTCTTGTCTGTCCCGGGATTCCTTTACAGAGCGGGCTCTTCCCCAGCTGTGAAGGGAAGCGGGAACCGGTGAGCTGGTCGTTCGCCCCAGCtagggagggaaagatgaagcCAAAATAAAAACTAGTATGATTACTAGGAAGCTAATTACTTGGTCGTCTAAATGGTGATTATATCATATTAGACATCATAACACTGTTCATTTGGTGAACGAtaaagcgaaggtcacactagtctattctgtcctaggatccccagataggatcgccgaagtctggtcagctacagggagggattggtcacactatatTCCGTGTCCCTTCGGACACTGATATGATATGGCTTTCTGTtgcataccattactaaaataagatttaacctatattttagattaagaatgtgaggtaaaaataatAGGATAGGGAAAGTCAAATATGCCTATCTGTAGAGAGTTGATGTGCGTTGCTCGGGTATTCGTTGctttcatccattaatgttcttttcacattcctgcttttataatccttatgactggTGTTCCGCAACGGCTGTTTAGAAATGACTTCCGAAGAGAGCTCCTTGCTTTTGGCGTGTCGAGGCGCGTTCATGTTTATGTTCGCTTGTCAGATGGacgtttatccgaattatctataaacatttaatgagacatcattatatctttgtatctaataattaagtttgtttttatcatgatatataatctttttcaaagattctaagtaatgagtttaccagtaattatattatagtttttgtttcggcaatatatCTTAGCTCTAGGCGGGGGTGAAATACCGAGAGCGTTGTCgcgctgcggagggattttcatctcggatccgtttccagcaagggaagcatccagttctgtaaagggatccctggacagaacatactaatgtgaccggcccttaaCAGACACCCACTCCGACATGCTGGGGACGCGGAGCCCACTTCAGTCACACGGAGCCAGAGAGCACTTATAAAACGCCATCCACAAATATCACTATAGCAGGAAGTTAAAAATAATGGATGAAATCAACAAGAAACTTTGCTGGCAAGGCTATGTCACGATCGACAATTAATACTATTTTACTCAATTTCGGTTGAAGTATCTGCTtttctcaacttttatttttatcaatccaGAATTGCGTCTCTCGTGCACCATTGATTACAAATAGCAGTGTATGCTGCGTTAAAGTTTAGTGGCAGATTTTCTATATGCTGAAATGTGGGGTATCGGGCTGGCTGGCATGACTGCATGTGTGTGATAGTAAATAAACTGGTTGTAATGGCTTTTCTAAGTTTAGCGTCTCTTTTCTTGAAATTGCAGTCGATATGCGATGCTATTCATAGAATCTACGATTATCTTCGATGCTTAGTTCATCCAGGACGCGTCGGTCTTTTCTGGAACGAGGTTTCCAGGGAGAGACGGCGTCGCGTGGCCAGTCCCGCTCAGTACCTACTCAGGGCTTCTGCGTTGTGTGAGGGCATAGAAAacggagggaatagggaggactAAGTGAAGGGGAAACGAAAATACTTTCGGTGTTGGGCCAAAAGCATAAAGAATGAGGACTTCGCGGCAGGGAAATCAGGGTGAGCATGATTACAcatgtttccctttctcttacatATTACTGTACCTTGTATTTTGGGGTTCATGGGTTAATGAGATCAATGGGGCTTTGTTGTCTGTTTATAATTCTGGAAAAtgacgttattattggtattatccaCCTTGATAATCCTATTCACAGCATTCATACCACAGGCTTCCTGTATTTGGTTCTGGCAGAGAATTGAAGATTTATCACAATTCATATATGGTTTTCGTCTCAGTCAGGGCCCTCACCATAGCATTGCAAATCACCATTTTATAATGACTGTATTCGCGAGGTTGAACTTATGaacgattttttgtttattaatctgtCCGTGCATGGCGGACGGCGGACGGCGCTGACCGCGCGGTTAGTTTTGTACAGCAAGCGCCTTTCGGATGCACCTTTTAGTGTTCGGcgtcgtcttcgtcgtcgtcttcgtcgtGGGCCGTGGACGGGAAGGCGTCGCCCGCGTTGAAAGGGCACGGCATCCGCCCCAGGGGTCAGGTACGAAAGCGAGGAGGACCAGGGCGAAATCTGAAACAAACTCAACAGCCCACGCACTTTTTAGGCCGAAAAGAAATCGCGTCGCGTTGGGAAGGGCAGCTTATCGGCCGCCTTAGCGCCTGTGGCCTGCTCGGTGCTCGGAGCGCTCGTCGATGCCATGGGTGCTTGAGAGCACGGCCTCGCACGTCCACGGCGAAGGGAGGGAAGCGAATCAACAAACGCAAGCATACGGAGTCAAGCAGCATACATCccccacgcacactcacgcacacattatatttatgcaCCTCCGGAATGGCCTTCAACAGCCATTCCCACTCCTTCCCTacgacctccttccccctctctccctacccaccccaccccctcctcaggAACATAACGcattaaaaagagaaacaaaaataactgaCCTGTTTTTGGATATTAGATGCGAAGCTTGCAACAAGGAAATATATTTTCCAGTCTTTTGCTGCTATGTTTAGGGAGAGCCGAGCGCGGGctcaaaaaggggaagaaaaaagaagaagggaaaacggTTCTCGACTTCAGATTCTTGAGACAGAATGACCCGCGTGCTggtaaagtttttatttatagataatgcTTTTTCAAATCTCGAGGTATAGGAATCATATCGATTTTGACAGTCATaattttctgctctctctctctctctctctctctctctctcattctctctctctctctcattctctctctctctctcattctctctctctctctctctctctctctctctctctctctcttctctctctctctctctctctctctctctctcctctctctctctctctctcctctctcgtctctctctctctctctctctcttccgtcatctctctctctctcccctttctctctctctcccctttctctctctatcatctctctctctctctctccttctctctctctctcctctctctctctcttattctctctctctctctctctctctctctctctctctctctctctctctctctctctctctctctctctctctctctctcccccctctctccttccctctctctctctctctctctcctccctcctccctccctcttcctctctccttccctccctccctccctccctccctccctccctccctcctccctccctccccccctccaatccATCCAGCAATAGAAACCTCTGTCCTTCGTTTTGATATTTCCTTTCCGTTCGCAAGAAACAGAATGGGATCTTTAGCCGTATTTGGAATGGCTGGAATACTGGATTGGTTCTTCGCGATTCTGAaccagagagagtgggagggaaggaggggggagagggagagaaagagagagaggagcgagagcccCGGCCTCTGCTCTCCACTTGTCATGCTCTCGCGTCGAGGAGCAAGGTCTGTGCCTTCAGCCCCGATGTCAGCAGACCGCGAGCTGACGTCCCAGCTGACAGGACTCCGCCGGGGTAcgcgaggcaggggggggggtcggcgccGACGTGGGGCCAAGCAAGCCAGCTGCTTCGGGAGGGATTAAGCGAGAGCGGCGACAggtgggtcggggggggggggggtcgtaaaaGATTACACGGGGAGGTCGTGTCGTGTCGGTGGGGGGATgccagttttgttttgtttgtttgattgttgaaAGCATGGCGGGAAAGATTATGCCTCGGTGACCACGTGTCTTCGATCTGATGCTATTTCTATTCTACGGGTCTTCTGTTTATAGATTCACCTCatgaatattatgtatacatatttgagagagagagagagagattgagtgagtttATTCCATGTTGCTCTATCTAACTCGTAGCTAAATTCCCCAACCCTttacctcccacctcccctccgcccttccaccctccgcccctccgcccctccaGCCTTCCGCCCCCACTAACCGTCCCTTCCTCCTGCAGATGGACTCGAGCACGTGCCTGGAGCTGGCGCTGGAGGGCGAGCGCCTGTGCAAGGCGGGCGACTGCCGCGCGGGCGTGGCGTTCTTCGAGGCGGCCATCCAGACGGGCACCGACGACCTGCGCACGCTCTCCGCCATCTACTCGCAGCTCGGCAACGCCTACTTCTACCTGGGCGAGTATGACAAGGCCATGGAGTTCCACAAGCTCGACCTCACCGTCGCCAGGTGGGGGCAAAGCGCTGCTCGCTGGCGGCgcaacttttttttaattgattctGTTTCTGCTGGTAGTATAAAGGTTGTTCCTAGTGCTGTTGTTAAgtgtctattgttattattatgcgcgttaatgttattgctgttcttaatgccattattgtcattgatatcataatcattatcattgttattatgacttgtttttatcatcgttatatccgtttttattattattattattatttttattgtttattttttatttttttaattttttttttattattattttttttttagttgttaaaataatcatcatcataatttgcatttttgttattattattatcatttattatttttgaattttattgtttgttttatttttattatttttattattattattattttttattattattttattattttttgtttgctattaaaattaaaattacttttacttttttactattacgttaattattttattattattattattattattattattattattattattatacaaagatgatgatgatgatgatgaggaggaggaggggaggagggggagggaggaggggaggaggaggaggagggggaagggggaggaggggaggggaggtgggggtggagtggaggggaggggggaggaggggaggaggaggaggaggaggaggaggaggaggggaggtggaggggaggagggggaggggagggggggaggaggaggaggaggaggagatggggtggtgaggaggaggtggaggagggggaggtggggggtggaggaggaggtgaaggaggaggtggaggaggaggaggaagaaggagaagaagaagaagaagaagaggatggtgatgacgatgataatcataataataatcatgatgatcatcctaataagaataacgatgatgataataataataatgatgctaacaacaacaacaacaacaacaacgataataatgatcatgataatattgatagaaaagatagtaataatgagtaataaaaatgataaaattgcatatgAATAGTGTAATCAAGAAAATCaagatcatcgttattattttccttttattactaaCTCTGTTGTGATACAGGAagcggagagaaaaagggggagggaaaagcagggaaggggggaaaaaggggg contains:
- the LOC119599199 gene encoding protein GVQW3-like, with the protein product MQPEREDTLEARYAIKFCVKLGKNATLTYGLLQTAYGLTCMGRASVFRWHKKFKGGRESTISEPFEVIVGTVHKIIHDEMNMRKICVKSVPRVLSDEQKERRVSDSREMVELINSDSRVLMALVTCDESWIYCCDPEP